CCGTTGATGATACTGGGTTGTCTAATTCCTGAGTCCATTGTTCTCTGAAGTACAGACGGAAAATGCTGCAACGACAATATGTCTCCCCCATTATCCATTCCCCACTCTATGACAGCTGATTTCCACGCGCTTTTTAATGGCTTGAATATTGCAACGTCCGTTGGTTGAGTTATTCGTGTCGTGTTCGGATAAAGTGCTACTAAAACGATTCCTAGATCCAGACACAAATCTGCTACTTCCTGCGCTGTATGCCACGAGTGTCCGTCGACAAAGTAGATGATCGGGAATTTGACTTTCTTCTTGAGAAGGAAAGGATAGAAAATTTTCCTCACGTACAACATAAAATTTTCGACGTTCATCCAACTATTTGGACTTTTTCCAACTCCCCATTCTCCAGGAAACTGATGAAGGGTTTCTGGACGGATCCTCTGAACCGGCAGAATCACATCCGGCGGAACAACGCTCCCGTCAGCTCCAAAACTGAACATTACAGTTACGTTTGAATGTCCATCGGCATGCTGAACTTCATACACATTTTTGTTTCCCGTTGTAGCCAGCACTGCCTTGGTAGTAGGATGCAAGAaaaatgaagtctcgtccccaTTCTATACTCTCTGAGGATCTTCAAGGGCGTCCGATAATCCTTCGCTTACCAAGTAGTCCCCAACCATTTTAAACCAACCTCTAATGTCCGATTTAGATACCTTTGAGCTTGCGGCTGTTACTTGTTCTGGAGTTCTGACTGTGATGTCATTGTGACGAGCCAGAAACCGGGTGAACCATTTTCTTACTACAAATTAccgaaaaataaatattattttatactCTTTCAATCGGGTTTGTACACCTACCTGGTACGTTATCTTTAAAAGGATTAGGTCTACCACTGGAATTGAAAAATCACATTATTTCACTTAATAGAGACTGTTTTACCACAGGAAAACCCTTGCGCTCCATCGCTTTAAGCCATGCTACAATTTCCCGTTCCGTTCCTTCCGGAGAAAGAATCGTTGGAGGCCCTTTAGTCAATTTTTCGCTCCATTTTCCACTCATGCGAAAGCGGATAGTTGACTCAGGTATTCCGTACAGTCTACACGcaccataaatatttttttctccatt
The nucleotide sequence above comes from Armigeres subalbatus isolate Guangzhou_Male chromosome 3, GZ_Asu_2, whole genome shotgun sequence. Encoded proteins:
- the LOC134227871 gene encoding LOW QUALITY PROTEIN: uncharacterized protein LOC134227871 (The sequence of the model RefSeq protein was modified relative to this genomic sequence to represent the inferred CDS: substituted 2 bases at 2 genomic stop codons), whose product is MVLCEKNTPRKKMNRVPHFYSEDDVEKYLASIRNGEKNIYGACRLYGIPESTIRFRMSGKWSEKLTKGPPTILSPEGTEREIVAWLKAMERKGFPVVKQSLLSEIMXFFNSSGRPNPFKDNVPGRKWFTRFLARHNDITVRTPEQVTAASSKVSKSDIRGWFKMVGDYLVSEGLSDALEDPQRVXNGDETSFFLHPTTKAVLATTGNKNVYEVQHADGHSNVTVMFSFGADGSVVPPDVILPVQRIRPETLHQFPGEWGVGKSPNSWMNVENFMLYVRKIFYPFLLKKKVKFPIIYFVDGHSWHTAQEVADLCLDLGIVLVALYPNTTRITQPTDVAIFKPLKSAWKSAVIEWGMDNGGDILSLQHFPSVLQRTMDSGIRQPSIINGFYVCGLYPFGPDNVDFTKCLAQPVNDTSVGELSCDATNLDQTITVPNDQSPTPDCVDIDISQDYVLIPIGTIKEALDDIGTERLSRIRTHHGLSEEDEIIRSLFQKLLAPQLSHLY